The DNA window CGACGTCTTCGCCCTGCTGGAGGCGGGCGGCGTCCGCTACTATTGCAACCTGACCAGCCCCGTGGAATGGTCGGCGGAGGCGGATGGCCGCCTCCGCCAGGGCCGGACGACCGACCTGGACGTGGATGTGCTGCTCTCGGCCGATGGCCGCCTGCGCATCGTCGACCTGCAGGAGTTCAACCGCCACCGCAGCGAGTGGTCGTACCCCGAGAGCCTGGTACGCGAGGTGGAGCGGGCCTTGGCCGACCTTCTCGACCGCATCCGCGACCGCCAGGAAGCCTTCTCCCCGGAGGCGCCCCTGCTCTGGCGGCGCTGGCTGGAGGGGCACTAGCCGCTCGCCCGCCGCCGGCCGGGCGGCCGCCCCGCCCTCACCAGGCCAGCCAGCGGTGCCAGGCGTGCCGCCAGCGGCCGGCGAGCCCCGCCCAGGCCCGGTTCAGCTCCTCCCAGGCGCGCCGTGCCTCGGCCGACTCGGCCGCGGCCGGCGCCGCAGGCGCGAAGAGCGCCCTCTCGTAGAGCGCCGCCAGCCGGCTGAGCGGCGGCACCAGCGAGGGATAGACGCGCCCGACGCGCCGGGCGTACTCGCCCGGCGTCTCGCCCTGCTGGCGCGGCAGGCCGTAGTGTCGGCCGAGCCGCTCGGCGAGTCGGAAGAGCCGTCCCACCTGCTCGCGGCTGCCTGCCGCCGGCGCCGCCTCGCGCCACCAGCCGCGCCCCGCCCAGAGCAGCGCCAGGAGCAGGGCGGCACCCAGCGCGAGCACCGCCGGCGAGCCGCGGCCCGCCCTCCCCGAAGCCGGGCCGGCGTCCCCGGTCTGACCCTCCTGCGGCTGGCGCACCTGGGGTGGCGGTGCGCTCCGGCCGGGCGCCGGCGCGTCCGGCGCGGAGGGGGCGACCGACGCCTGCGCCCCCGTCGCGCCGGATCCCGGCGTGGGGTCGAAGGGCACCCAGCCCCGCCCGGGAATCCAGGCCTCCACCCAGGCGTGGGCGTCCTCGTTGCGCACCTCCAGGCTGCGGCTGCCGTCCGGGAGCGGGGTGGCGGAGCCGAGGTCGACGCGGAAGCCCGTCACCCAGCGCGCGGGGATGCCCAGCGTGCGCAGCATCACCACCATGGCCGTGGAGTAGTAGGTGCAGTAGCCCTGGCGCTCGTCGAAGAGGAAGAAGTCGGTGAAGTCGCGTCCCGGCGGCGGCGCCGAGGCGTCCAGCGTGTAGGGGTAGGTCCGCTTCAGGAAGGCCTCCAGCGCCTGGGCGCGGGCCAGCGGGTCGCC is part of the Bacillota bacterium genome and encodes:
- a CDS encoding DUF402 domain-containing protein; translated protein: DVFALLEAGGVRYYCNLTSPVEWSAEADGRLRQGRTTDLDVDVLLSADGRLRIVDLQEFNRHRSEWSYPESLVREVERALADLLDRIRDRQEAFSPEAPLLWRRWLEGH